The following is a genomic window from Spirosoma foliorum.
ACCTTTGTAACCTGACCGTGCGAAATCCGGTTTGGTTATGACGCATCAACTTATACTTAGAAAGCCGCTCGCGTTTTTCGATCTCGAAACAACGGGCGTTAACATTGCCAAAGATCGCATCATTGACATCTGCGTGATCAAAGCGCTTCCGGGTGGTGAAGTCGTCAGTAAAACTCAGCGTGTTCATCCCGGTATGCCCATACCGTTGGAATCGAGTTTGATTCATGGCATCTACGACGACGATGTAAAAGATGCGCCCCCGTTTAAATCGGTTGCCCGAACGCTGGCCCAGTTTCTGGATGGCTGCGACCTGGCCGGTTTCAACTGCAATCGCTTCGATGTGCCTTTATTGGTTGAGGAATTTCTGCGCGCCAATGTTGATTTTGATATGAAAAATCGGCGTCTGGTCGATGCACAGCGCATTTTTCATCTGATGGAACCCCGAAATCTATCGGCAGCCTACAGATTCTACTGTAACAAAGAATTAATTGGTGCTCATGGTGCCGAGGCAGACACTATTGCTACGCTTGAAGTGCTCGATGCTCAGGTACAACGCTATATGGGTATGGTTGCCAAAGCTGATAATGGACAGGATGTTATCTTCGAGAACGACGTCGATATGCTCCATAGCCTCACGGCAAACACAAATGTTGACCTTGCCGGACGAATAATTCTCAACGACAAAGGCGAAGAAGTATTTAATTTCGGGAAACATAAAGGTTTCCCGGTGTTGGAGGTACTCAAAAAAGAGCCATCATTCTACGATTGGATATTGAAAGGCGAATTTCCGCTCGATACTAAACGTCGGCTGACTGAAATACGACTTCGGATGTTCAGTAATGGCCTTGGAAAGAAGTAAAAGTGTAAATCTCACACTTACCTTGCCCTTCCAGATTTGAGCAAGCCCGAATAATCTTTACATTTGCGACACTTTCTATTAACCGGCAAGCCATGCAACCCACGCAGGACGTCCTCATTCCGGAAGTCATTCAGCAGATACCGCTCACCTATTATCTGATTCTCAGCACCGCGCTGTTTGTTATTGGAATCATTGGTGTATTGACCCGGCGTAATGCCATTATCATTTTCATGTCCATTGAGCTAATGCTCAATGCTGTCAACCTGCTACTTATCGCTTTTTCGTCGTATCGATCAGATTCGTCGGGGCAGGTATTCGTCTTTTTCATTATGGCCGTTGCTGCCGCTGAGGTATCAGTTGGTCTGGCTATTATTGTCATGATTTACCGCAATACCCGCTCCATCGACGTAGGATTGCTTAACAAATTGAAATGGTGAAATCAGTTTTATGTTTCAAGTTCCACGTTCTCTGCTAGATGACTCAGATTTACGTGATCATTCTTATTTGAACCTGAAACTTTAAACCTGAAACCTGAAACTTAGACCTCATGAAAGTAGAATTACTCTGCGCTCTTATTCCGCTCTTTCCGCTGATAGGCTTTTTGATTAATGGCCTCGGTTTTCGTCGGGTACCAACGGGCCTGGTTGGGGCAATAGCCACCATAGCAGTTCTGGCCTCTTTTGTTCTGTCAATTTCGCTGTTCAGTTCTTTTTCGGGAGATTCTCAGCCTATCGTCGCTGTACTCTTCGACTGGATTAGCGTTGGCGATCTGCACATCAATTTCTCGTTTCAAATTGACCAGTTGTCGCTTTTGATGTTGCTGGTGGTAACGGGCGTTGGTTCGTTGATTCACCTCTACAGTATTGGTTATATGCACCACGATGAAGGATTTGGTAAGTTCATGGCCTTCCTGAACTTGTTTATTTTCTTCATGCTCCTGCTGGTGATGGGTTCTAATTACGTCATCATGTTTATTGGTTGGGAAGGCGTGGGACTATGTTCGTACCTGCTTATTGGGTTCTGGAATAAGAATACGAACTACAACAATGCTGCTCGCAAGGCCTTCGTCATGAACCGTATTGGTGACCTGGGCTTTCTGTTAGGCATATTCATGCTTATTAACACCTTCGGTACGGTTGAGTATTTAGACATCTTCAAACAAGCTACAAGTCTGGAGATAGGCGATAAAACGGTACTGGCCATTACGCTGCTTTTGTTTATCGGTGCCATGGGTAAATCGGCACAGGTTCCATTATACACCTGGTTGCCCGATGCTATGGCGGGGCCAACGCCGGTTTCGGCGCTGATTCACGCAGCGACGATGGTGACCGCTGGTATTTACATGGTCGTTCGCTCGAATGTCTTGTATACCCTATCGCCACTAACGCTTGAAATTGTTGGTGGAATTGCCATTGTTACCGCGCTTCTAGCTGCTTCGATCGGCCTTTTGCAGAACGACATCAAAAAAGTACTGGCTTACTCAACTGTTTCGCAGCTGGGTTATATGTTCCTCGGTTTAAGCGCAACGGCTTACACAGCGGGTATGTTTCACGTTATTACCCACGCGTTCTTCAAAGCATTGTTGTTCCTTGGAGCAGGTAGCGTGATTCACGCTATGTCTGATGAGCAGGATATTCGCAAAATGGGTGGCTTGCGGAAAGCATTGCCCATTACGTTTATCACCTTCTTAATTGGTACCTGGGCTATTTCAGGTTTACCTCCGTTTGCTGGTTTCTTTTCGAAAGATGAAATCCTGGCTCACGTTTTTGAACATAACAAAGTGCTTTGGGCACTGGGCGTTGTAGGTTCTGGCCTGACGTCGTTCTATATGTTCCGCTTGTTGTTCCTAACGTTCTTTGGCGAGTTTCGGGGAACTGAAGAGCAAAAGCATCACCTGCATGAGTCACCGATTACGATGACTGCGCCATTGATTGTTCTGGCGATACTATCGGCAGTAGGTGGAGCACTTAACCTACCCGGCGGAGGTTGGTTGGGACACTTTATGGAACCCTTGTTCGAAGGTTCGAAGCAAGTTAATCCCGAAGCTTTTGCTGAATCGACGATTGAGCATAGTACAGAATATGTATTGATGGCGGTTTCGGCAGGCGTTGCCTTTGTCGCCCTGATTATTGCTTACGTTATGTACATCAGCCGGGGTGCTGTTCCTGCCCCTGAAACAGATGAACGTTCATTCGCAGAGCGGGTCATTTACAACAAATATTATGTCGATGAGCTATACGAAACGATCATCGTTCGCCCAATTCGTGGATTGGGGGATGCCTTGTATAGCTTTGGTGAAGGTCTTATCGACGGTATCGTGAATGGTGTGGCCTGGTTAGTACAGAAAAGCGCAGCGCAGTTACGATTGCTGCAAAGTGGTTCGATCGGTTTCTATGTCCTGGCAATGGTTGTTAGTATCGTTCTCATTTTTGCCCTACGATTCTTTATTCGGTTATAAGATAGTTTTTGGTTTTCGGTTTTTGGTTTGTCAACTGGCAAAATCGAAAACCGGAAACTGAGAACCGAAAACTTGTTCATGATGCTTACATTATTTCTGATTTTTTATCCTGTCGTAGCAGCTTCGCTAATCCTGATGATTCGGGGAGAACGGGTAAAGCAGGCGGCTTTGATAGCTGCACTTGTCGAGCTGGCATTTGCGGGTTACGCCTTCATTGGATTTAAACCTGATGCAAGTTCGCAATTCGGATTCGACTACGCCTGGATTGGCTCCTTAGGTATTCGATTCAGTGCGGGCATTGATGGAATCAGTGTGTTGCTGGTATTGCTAACGGGATTGCTAGTTCCGTTCATTATACTGTCTACCTTCGATCGGAGTTACCCTCGTCCTGCTTTGTTTTATGCGCTGATGCTGTATATGCAGGCGGCCTTAATTGGAGTTTTTACCGCTCGTGATGGCTTTCTGTTCTATTTCTTCTTTGAGGCCGCGCTGATTCCTATTTACTTCCTGGCCGCTATGTGGGGAGGTGCCAATCGGATTCCAGTTACCTTCAAGTTCTTTGTTTACACCATTTTTGGTAGCCTTTTCATGCTGCTTGCTTTGGTATATTTGTATTATCAGACACCTGCAACAGCCGTATCGGCACACTCGGCCGCTATTGTTGATTTCTATAAGCTTAACCTGACGCCCGAAGCCGAAACCTGGATTTTCTGGGCATTCTTTATCGCCTTCGCTATTAAGATGCCGGTGTTCCCATTCCACACCTGGCAACCCGATACCTACGTTGAATCGCCAACGCCCGCTACGATGTTATTGGCTGGTATTATGCTCAAGATGGGCGTTTATGGCCTGATTCGGTTTATTCTTCCTATCGTGCCACTTGGGGTTGAAACCTGGGGGAAAACAGCCGTTATTTTATCGGTCATTGGTATTATTTACGGGTCTATTATTGCCATTCGCCAGCGCGATATGAAACGATTGATCGCTTATTCATCGTTTTCGCACGTTGGCTTGATGGCTGCTGGCGTATTCTCGCAAACCGAAACGGGTATGCAGGGAGCCTTGGTACAAATGTTGGCGCATGGTATCAATGTTGTAGGAATGTTCTTTGTTGCCGACATAATTTTCTCGCGTACGAAAACCAACCAACTTGATCAACTGGGCGGTATTACACAAACCACCCCTAAACTAACAGTCTTCTTCCTAATCATGCTATTAGGAAGCGTAGCACTGCCATTGACAAACGGATTCATTGGTGAGTTTCTGTTATTACATGGTGTCTTCACCTACAACAATTACCTGGGTTTAGCGGCTGGCTTTACGATTATCTTCGGCGCAGTTTATATGCTCCGCATGTTCCAAAAGAGCATGTTTGGCCAGACTTCATCGCGCACAGAGTCATTTGCTGATCTGACCAGTTCTGAAAGTTGGGTATTTATTCCGCTAGTCGTGCTTGTCTTCTGGATAGGTATCTACCCGCATTCATTTTTGAAAGTAACCGAACCCGCTGTCGCCAATATGATGAAGTATATCGGCACAACAGCTGTATCCTTGAAATGAGTTATTCAGTTCGTAGTTTGTAGTTCGTAGTTGACTGACACAGAAATAACAGGCGTCAGCCAACTACGAACTACAAACTACGAACTACAAACTATAAACCTATGCTTCCCATCGTTCTGTTATCGGTTTTTGGCATTGCTCTATTGTTCCTGGGCTTTTTGAAGTCAAAGGCAGTGTTACTACCAGCTACGCTCTTGTTCCTCGTTGTCGCACTGGGAGTTAACTTCCTCGACTGGAATAAAACGTATCTGTATTTTAACGATATGCTGCGGACAAATAACCTGTCAATGGTTTTTACCGCTATTATGCTGGGGTCGGCATTTATGGTTGTGGCCTTGTCGAGTAGCTTTATCGATGATGATTCCGCCCAACCTGCCGAATATTACGCACTTATGCTGTTCTCGCTGGTAGGAGCTGTTATGATGGTTAGCTTCGAAAACCTGATTATGCTATTTGTTGGCGTCGAAATATTGTCGGTAGCGATGTACGTACTGACAGGTAGCGACAAACGGAACTTACGCTCAAACGAAGCTGCGCTGAAATACTTCCTGATGGGCGCTTTTGCCACCGGTATCATGTTGTTCGGTATGGCATTGCTATATGGCGCAACTGGCTCATTTACGCTTTCTGGCCTTGCTTCTTATACAGCACACCCACAAACAGGATTGTCTTTACTGATTTATGTTGGCCTGCTGATGTTACTGATTGGCTTACTCTTCAAAGTATCGGCAGCTCCCTTTCATTTCTGGACGCCTGACGTATACGATGGAGCACCAACCATTTTCACCGCGTTCATGTCGACAGTGGTGAAGACGGCTGGTTTTGCCGCTTTGTTCCGGTTACTATCTGTTTCCTTCGGTGGGGTTTACACGTTCTGGTGGACTTTGTTGGCCATCATTACGGCATTGACGCTTATTGCCGGAAATATCACCGCCGTCTACCAAACGAGCTTTAAGCGGATGATGGCGTACTCCAGTATTTCGCATGCGGGTTATCTGCTGATTGGTTTAGCCTCCTTGGGTACACAAACAAAACAAGCTATTGTGTTTTATTCACTAGCTTATTCGGTAGCTACAATTGCCGCTTTTGGGGTACTGATACTGGTCTCTCAACAACGAAGTACACAAACGATTACAAGTGAAGGTGTTCTGACCGAAAATTTCGATGCCTTCAATGGGCTGGCTCGGCAAAACCCACTCTTAGGTTTGGCAATGACTGTTTCGATGCTGTCATTAGCAGGTATTCCATTGACAGCAGGTTTCTGGGGCAAATTCTACATGTTTTCAACCGCTGTTGAACGCGGACAAATCTGGCTGCTGGTTGTAGCCGTGCTGATGTCGGCTGTAGGTATTTATTATTACTTCCGGGTCATTATTGCGATGTACTTCCGAGATGGCGCAACGGAGCCGATTCGGGTTGCACCTTTCTTCCAATACGTACTAGTGGGAGCAATTATCCTGACCATAGGATTAGGGATTGCACCGGGTTTATTACAAGGCCTATTTTAATAAGTAAACGGCTCTTTCTGAGACCGTATCCTAAGTAATAACATCTGATAGCATAGACCTTTGCTATCAAGTGTGTACTTTTGGGGTAATTTGTTGGCCAGATAATAAATAGATTTAACGAATTTCGCCCGGTAAAACAGTGAACGTGAGTAGCATAGAACAGCCAAAACCAAAAGAATATAAGGACTTCTTCTCGTTCTTTTTAACGGCTGTACTGGGTGCATCCATTAATTTTGTCAGCCAGATCTTCTACCGGAAATTTTTTGATTTTGATACCAGTGTTTTTTGCGGCTACCTAACCGCAACTGTGCTAACGTTTATTCCGACGAAGCGCTACGCTTTTTCGGCTAAAGACACAGGTAACACAGGGCGTGAAGCCATTAAATTTTTGGGTATTGCTATTGTTGCCCTTGTAGTTCAGGTATATGTGGCTAAATATACCTTAGAGTGGATTGCTACTCCCTTATTTCCCAATACCCCTGAACTCTGGCGTGAGAAAGGTTCGCACGTAGCAGGTATGGGAATGAGCTTCTTAGCCAACTATTTTGGCCATAAACTCCTGACATTTCGTAGTACAGGTTTTTATGATAAGCTCCTTTCGCGTTCATCAAAAGAACCAGAAAGTAACGTATAGAGGTAAACTCTGATTAATTCAACTTCAAATAGGATTTTTTGGTGTGCTAAGTACCTAATTGTAAATTTATTGCAGGGTATTATTGCATTCACTAAGAAAAAAGTATATTTGTAGCTGGAAACCTAAAATATCACTGAGAAGGTAATGAAAAAAGTTATCGCTTTATTGTTCGTTGGTAGCATGCTGACATTTGCTGCTTGCCAAAGCAAACCTAAGACAGAAGAAACCACTACGGATTCGACTGCAACTATGTCAACCGACACTACAACAATGGCTACGGATTCTGCATCTACAATGATGGCTGATTCTGCTGCTGCTGACACCACGAAGAAATAATTTTCTTCGCGCAAGAATTTAAAAAGCCTTATTTTTATAAGGCTTTTTTGTTTTTAAGACGTTGACAAACGTATTTACTACGCATATTCCCCCGATGGCTGTTGAGTACTGCCATCAACTTCTACGGGATTATAAATTTCACTTTCGGATCGTAAAACCCCGCCGGACACGTTTAGGTGACTTCCGGGTATTGCCACACAATCAGACCCAGATAACGGTTAATACGAACCTAAATCCGTACGCGTTTTTAATCACTTATGTGCATGAAGTAGCCCATGCGGCTGTTCATCTTCAGCACGTAGCACAGCGAAGATCCCGGCGGGTTAAGCCACATGGGGAAGCCTGGCAAATGGCCTTTCAGCAGCTCATGCAACCCCTGTTGACTGAAGCTGTTTTCCCGGCGGCCATCCTGCGTCCACTTACGCATTACATGGCTAATCCTGGCGCTACAACCTATTCACACCCTGCATTAATTCTGGCATTACGACAGTTTGATCCGCAACCAATACAAACTATACCAGAGAATCGGGTATTA
Proteins encoded in this region:
- a CDS encoding SprT-like domain-containing protein, producing the protein MAVEYCHQLLRDYKFHFRIVKPRRTRLGDFRVLPHNQTQITVNTNLNPYAFLITYVHEVAHAAVHLQHVAQRRSRRVKPHGEAWQMAFQQLMQPLLTEAVFPAAILRPLTHYMANPGATTYSHPALILALRQFDPQPIQTIPENRVLLRDVSEGKTFQLAQKTYIRGTLRRTRVVCKEVTSGKSYAVLAHAWVSIMMNDE
- the nuoK gene encoding NADH-quinone oxidoreductase subunit NuoK produces the protein MQPTQDVLIPEVIQQIPLTYYLILSTALFVIGIIGVLTRRNAIIIFMSIELMLNAVNLLLIAFSSYRSDSSGQVFVFFIMAVAAAEVSVGLAIIVMIYRNTRSIDVGLLNKLKW
- a CDS encoding 3'-5' exonuclease, with the translated sequence MTHQLILRKPLAFFDLETTGVNIAKDRIIDICVIKALPGGEVVSKTQRVHPGMPIPLESSLIHGIYDDDVKDAPPFKSVARTLAQFLDGCDLAGFNCNRFDVPLLVEEFLRANVDFDMKNRRLVDAQRIFHLMEPRNLSAAYRFYCNKELIGAHGAEADTIATLEVLDAQVQRYMGMVAKADNGQDVIFENDVDMLHSLTANTNVDLAGRIILNDKGEEVFNFGKHKGFPVLEVLKKEPSFYDWILKGEFPLDTKRRLTEIRLRMFSNGLGKK
- a CDS encoding complex I subunit 4 family protein — its product is MLTLFLIFYPVVAASLILMIRGERVKQAALIAALVELAFAGYAFIGFKPDASSQFGFDYAWIGSLGIRFSAGIDGISVLLVLLTGLLVPFIILSTFDRSYPRPALFYALMLYMQAALIGVFTARDGFLFYFFFEAALIPIYFLAAMWGGANRIPVTFKFFVYTIFGSLFMLLALVYLYYQTPATAVSAHSAAIVDFYKLNLTPEAETWIFWAFFIAFAIKMPVFPFHTWQPDTYVESPTPATMLLAGIMLKMGVYGLIRFILPIVPLGVETWGKTAVILSVIGIIYGSIIAIRQRDMKRLIAYSSFSHVGLMAAGVFSQTETGMQGALVQMLAHGINVVGMFFVADIIFSRTKTNQLDQLGGITQTTPKLTVFFLIMLLGSVALPLTNGFIGEFLLLHGVFTYNNYLGLAAGFTIIFGAVYMLRMFQKSMFGQTSSRTESFADLTSSESWVFIPLVVLVFWIGIYPHSFLKVTEPAVANMMKYIGTTAVSLK
- a CDS encoding GtrA family protein yields the protein MNVSSIEQPKPKEYKDFFSFFLTAVLGASINFVSQIFYRKFFDFDTSVFCGYLTATVLTFIPTKRYAFSAKDTGNTGREAIKFLGIAIVALVVQVYVAKYTLEWIATPLFPNTPELWREKGSHVAGMGMSFLANYFGHKLLTFRSTGFYDKLLSRSSKEPESNV
- a CDS encoding NADH-quinone oxidoreductase subunit N, whose protein sequence is MLPIVLLSVFGIALLFLGFLKSKAVLLPATLLFLVVALGVNFLDWNKTYLYFNDMLRTNNLSMVFTAIMLGSAFMVVALSSSFIDDDSAQPAEYYALMLFSLVGAVMMVSFENLIMLFVGVEILSVAMYVLTGSDKRNLRSNEAALKYFLMGAFATGIMLFGMALLYGATGSFTLSGLASYTAHPQTGLSLLIYVGLLMLLIGLLFKVSAAPFHFWTPDVYDGAPTIFTAFMSTVVKTAGFAALFRLLSVSFGGVYTFWWTLLAIITALTLIAGNITAVYQTSFKRMMAYSSISHAGYLLIGLASLGTQTKQAIVFYSLAYSVATIAAFGVLILVSQQRSTQTITSEGVLTENFDAFNGLARQNPLLGLAMTVSMLSLAGIPLTAGFWGKFYMFSTAVERGQIWLLVVAVLMSAVGIYYYFRVIIAMYFRDGATEPIRVAPFFQYVLVGAIILTIGLGIAPGLLQGLF
- the nuoL gene encoding NADH-quinone oxidoreductase subunit L yields the protein MKVELLCALIPLFPLIGFLINGLGFRRVPTGLVGAIATIAVLASFVLSISLFSSFSGDSQPIVAVLFDWISVGDLHINFSFQIDQLSLLMLLVVTGVGSLIHLYSIGYMHHDEGFGKFMAFLNLFIFFMLLLVMGSNYVIMFIGWEGVGLCSYLLIGFWNKNTNYNNAARKAFVMNRIGDLGFLLGIFMLINTFGTVEYLDIFKQATSLEIGDKTVLAITLLLFIGAMGKSAQVPLYTWLPDAMAGPTPVSALIHAATMVTAGIYMVVRSNVLYTLSPLTLEIVGGIAIVTALLAASIGLLQNDIKKVLAYSTVSQLGYMFLGLSATAYTAGMFHVITHAFFKALLFLGAGSVIHAMSDEQDIRKMGGLRKALPITFITFLIGTWAISGLPPFAGFFSKDEILAHVFEHNKVLWALGVVGSGLTSFYMFRLLFLTFFGEFRGTEEQKHHLHESPITMTAPLIVLAILSAVGGALNLPGGGWLGHFMEPLFEGSKQVNPEAFAESTIEHSTEYVLMAVSAGVAFVALIIAYVMYISRGAVPAPETDERSFAERVIYNKYYVDELYETIIVRPIRGLGDALYSFGEGLIDGIVNGVAWLVQKSAAQLRLLQSGSIGFYVLAMVVSIVLIFALRFFIRL